In Apium graveolens cultivar Ventura chromosome 10, ASM990537v1, whole genome shotgun sequence, the following are encoded in one genomic region:
- the LOC141690639 gene encoding secreted RxLR effector protein 161-like, with translation MDPKDQISRDEGGTAVDATMYKSIVGGLRYLVNTRPDIAYAVGVVSRYMERPTTVHLNAVKRILRYVKGTLQFGLVYTKNNGNNIITGYSDSDMGGSLDDRKSTACMAYYLNDSLILWVSQKQRCVALSSCEAEFMAATAAACQGIWLKNVLSRITTEYSGPVILHIDNKSAINLAKNLVFNGRSKYIDICYHFIRECVERGDIIVKHVSSDQQRSDCLTKVLMIAKFERMCSLLGIKELNRQI, from the coding sequence ATGGATCCGAAGGATCAAATATCAAGGGATGAAGGTGGAACAGCTGTTGATGCTACTATGTATAAGAGTATAGTTGGAGGACTTCGTTACCTAGTCAATACTCGTCCTGATATTGCTTACGCGGTTGGGGTGGTAAGTCGTTATATGGAACGACCTACGACTGTGCATTTAAAcgctgtgaaaagaatcttacGCTACGTAAAGGGCACGTTGCAGTTTGGTCTGGTATACACTAAGAACAATGGGAACAATATCATCACTGGATATTCTGATAGCGACATGGGTGGTTCGTTGGATGATAGAAAGAGTACCGCATGTATGGCCTATTACTTAAATGATAGTCTGATTTTGTGGGTGTCTCAAAAGCAAAGATGTGTAGCGCTCTCATCTTGTGAAGCGGAGTTCATGGCGGCCACTGCTGCTGCCTGCCAAGGTATATGGCTGAAGAATGTCCTAAGTCGAATAACAACTGAATATAGTGGCCCAGTCATCTTACACATTGATAATAAGTCAGCTATCAATTTGGCCAAGAACCTAGTATTTAATGGAAGGAGCAAATATATAGATATATGCTACCATTTTATTCGAGAATGTGTGGAGCGTGGTGACATCATTGTCAAACATGTTAGCAGTGATCAACAGCGTTCAGATTGTTTAACCAAGGTTCTGATGATTGCAAAGTTTGAAAGAATGTGTAGCCTACTGGGTATTAAAGAGTTGAACAGACAGATTTGA